The DNA sequence CAGGTAGCTTGTTTGCCAAAAAATGTTAATGTAGAAATTTCTATAATTGCTGTGCAATAACAATCAATAACAATTGTGCCGTTGCTTTATTTATAACCAGCGGCACATTGTATACTCCAACCAGAAATAGTTATTTTTTCTATTCTTTTTTTTCAGAAGTAACAGGTCTTATACTTTTTTATCACGGCTTTTTAAGTTCCTATTTCCTAACTTCTCGCTTTGATAATCTCGCAAAGACGCCAAGCCGCAAAGTTTTTTCTTGTTACTTTTAAGCTTTATCCTTGTCTTTTCTGCTTTATTACTTTGGGTTACTCTAAATGGAACGCAGTATCAAAGCCTTTTTTGCTGCTTTTTCCTTAAAAATTTGCGATTTTGCGACTCTGCGAAATTTACATCCCCGCATCTTTTGGACTTGATTCATTACAAGTCAAAGCATAAAAAAACCGCCTCACAAATGAAACGGTTCCTATGGCAAATAAATTTTGCACTATTCTTTTATGTTAGAGAAACTATAGCAATGTAACCGCATTTAACAACAATTGCGCTGTAGCTTCATTTGTAGCCAATGGCACGTTATGTACATCACAAACCCGAATCAACATATTAATATCCACTTCATGTGCATGACTTGCTAACGGGTCTTTAAAAAAGAAAACCAGCTGCGTTTTACCCTCGGCAACTCTCGCTGCAATCTGGGCATCACCTCCCATTGGACCTGAAAGCATTTTTCGGACTTTAAATCCAGCCTTTTCTGCTTTGCCTCCCGTTGTTCCGGTTGCAATTAGTTTTATATTTTCCCGAAGCAAAAGATTCTTATTTTTATTTAAAAACTGAACCATGTCTGCTTTTTTTCCATCGTGTGCAATTATTGCGATCTCCATAAATACAGAACTATTGGTTAGCAACGTGATACGCAATCAATCCGTCGATTGGTCTTCTTAATACGTTACCTAGCTGAAGTTCATATTTATTAAATGTTTCCTGCAATTCGTCTTTTAAGTAAAAAGCTATTGAACCAACAAAGTGTACCGGCACTTCTTTACAGTTATCGAATTGTTTAATATAGTTTTTAACAAACGATTTCATTCCTTTAAAAATGATTTTTCTGCAAAACTCAGTGTCTTTATGTTTGATTAAGAACTTAGCAAAAGTCGCTAAATACGCGTTTGGA is a window from the Flavobacterium cupriresistens genome containing:
- a CDS encoding methylglyoxal synthase, which translates into the protein MEIAIIAHDGKKADMVQFLNKNKNLLLRENIKLIATGTTGGKAEKAGFKVRKMLSGPMGGDAQIAARVAEGKTQLVFFFKDPLASHAHEVDINMLIRVCDVHNVPLATNEATAQLLLNAVTLL